The Lysobacter enzymogenes genome window below encodes:
- a CDS encoding FAD/NAD(P)-binding protein, whose protein sequence is MRITIIGAGFSGSALAGELARSAGPGVELCLVGQPESYGRGVAYGEARPEHLLNVRASDLGATPDAPGGFADWLNLTDRARGSYLPRLLFGEYLHAQLQAAVAGSTAGFSQIRHEAIAVERAAAGFRVHLADGSDFLTDKVVLAVGALPPQPLAGVGPRLAVHPSYLGWPWQDGALDALDPAARLLIVGTGLTMADVVVSLHKRGHRGPIVALSRHGLLPRTHGEAAPAPVALPPAVLHALDGHAPRELLRALRNLAPVVDDWRSLVDALRPYTQSFWAGMPAAQRSAFARHLRSYWEALRHRIAPQLADELQALQESGQLQIRAGRLLRARRGDDAVEALIRERGGQRLHTERFDALIRATGLDTDVERTTHPLIAHLRESGLIAADPLGLGLRTSAQFEALDRKGAAVRGLYAIGPLLRAQLWEITAVPELRVAARDLAERLLATAAPARSRPALATA, encoded by the coding sequence ATGCGGATCACGATCATCGGTGCGGGTTTCAGCGGCAGCGCCCTGGCCGGCGAACTGGCGCGCAGCGCCGGTCCCGGCGTGGAGCTGTGCCTGGTCGGACAGCCGGAAAGCTACGGCCGCGGCGTGGCCTACGGCGAGGCGCGGCCGGAGCATCTGCTCAACGTGCGCGCCAGCGATCTGGGCGCCACGCCCGACGCGCCGGGCGGTTTCGCCGACTGGCTCAACCTCACCGACCGCGCTCGCGGCAGCTACCTGCCGCGGTTGTTGTTCGGCGAATACCTGCATGCGCAGCTGCAAGCCGCGGTCGCCGGCAGCACCGCCGGCTTCAGCCAGATCCGCCACGAGGCGATCGCGGTGGAACGCGCCGCCGCCGGTTTCCGCGTGCATCTGGCCGACGGCAGCGATTTCCTGACCGACAAGGTCGTGCTCGCGGTCGGCGCGCTGCCGCCGCAGCCCTTGGCCGGGGTCGGGCCGCGCTTGGCGGTGCATCCGAGCTATCTCGGCTGGCCGTGGCAGGACGGCGCGCTCGACGCGCTCGACCCGGCCGCGCGCTTGCTGATCGTCGGCACCGGTCTGACGATGGCCGATGTGGTGGTGAGCCTGCACAAGCGCGGCCATCGCGGCCCGATCGTGGCGCTGTCGCGCCACGGCCTGCTGCCGCGCACCCACGGCGAGGCCGCGCCGGCGCCGGTGGCGCTGCCGCCGGCGGTGCTGCACGCGCTCGACGGCCACGCCCCGCGCGAACTGCTGCGCGCGCTGCGCAATCTGGCCCCGGTGGTCGACGACTGGCGCAGCCTGGTCGACGCGCTGCGGCCGTACACGCAAAGTTTCTGGGCCGGCATGCCGGCGGCGCAGCGCAGCGCGTTCGCGCGCCATCTGCGTTCGTACTGGGAAGCGCTGCGGCATCGCATCGCGCCGCAGCTGGCCGACGAGTTGCAGGCCTTGCAGGAGTCCGGCCAGCTGCAGATCCGCGCCGGCCGCCTGCTGCGCGCGCGCCGCGGCGACGACGCGGTCGAAGCGCTGATCCGCGAACGCGGCGGCCAGCGCCTGCACACCGAGCGCTTCGACGCGCTGATCCGCGCGACCGGCCTGGACACCGATGTCGAGCGCACCACCCATCCGCTGATCGCGCATCTGCGCGAATCGGGTCTGATCGCGGCCGATCCGCTCGGCCTGGGGCTGCGCACGTCGGCGCAGTTCGAAGCGCTGGACCGCAAGGGCGCGGCGGTGCGCGGGCTGTACGCGATCGGACCGCTGCTGCGCGCGCAGTTGTGGGAGATCACCGCGGTGCCGGAGTTGCGCGTGGCCGCGCGCGATCTGGCGGAGCGGTTGCTGGCGACCGCGGCGCCGGCGCGAAGCCGGCCGGCGTTGGCCACCGCGTAA
- a CDS encoding carboxypeptidase-like regulatory domain-containing protein: protein MTARSRPLLRRRLVAALTLVLTASASTAAAQDKDGAAADNDYRDRIIAPQSLAPLPPDPEETRDDSGLPRSLRIGFDYARNERGDDRYDESGVSLGGYWETADWGSLSLDATALRRNRGEGRRDAREWSGAATLWQRGVYLDGGWRGDNGLGVIATPALELQRNQYRFFLPTVAMAGASSQWSRDSDGRSVYAAFGRAGVFDGTRTVGFDLADGEVAALGAQWRPAQDWTASAALLSTDGRIAPDERGVGYVAGATQAGHWAARWSSGADSVQFNLLNSHSRDGNASGGWIDASARRGRFRHDAGLFSLDPGMAWGALPVNQDARGGYYRLGYQYGRWLWNAGLDEIRSISGRGFDGRYATAFARYQASTRLGYGASASLRHAQRGGDAYSVQGFADYRSDWGQTRLQLDRADAGGGERSWQASIDQALPLPEGQHLSLSLAYAELGQRGLEATRSASASLYGGLRLGQRWSLDGNARWSHGDGPSATRGSDINLSLSGALARGWSLSAAVYQSRGSQRSPFLLDPLALDSPFQRLPRERSALLTLRYDWQAGRSLPILGAAPGAASGAIAGTLYLDENGDGVRAASESPAANVTVILDGRWTARTDSNGAFAFDRVGVGEHRLQVVADNLPLPWSLVEAPMAVRVSVRETARVEIGATRPR from the coding sequence GTGACCGCCCGCTCGCGCCCGTTGCTGCGCCGCCGCCTCGTCGCGGCGCTGACGCTCGTGCTGACCGCGTCCGCGTCGACCGCAGCGGCGCAGGACAAGGACGGCGCCGCTGCCGACAACGACTACCGCGACCGCATCATCGCGCCGCAGTCGCTGGCGCCGCTGCCGCCGGACCCGGAAGAAACCCGCGACGACAGCGGCCTGCCGCGTTCGCTGCGGATCGGCTTCGACTACGCGCGCAACGAACGCGGCGACGACCGCTACGACGAAAGCGGCGTCAGCCTCGGCGGCTATTGGGAAACCGCGGACTGGGGCAGCCTCTCGCTCGACGCCACCGCGCTGCGCCGCAACCGCGGCGAAGGCCGGCGCGATGCGCGCGAATGGAGCGGCGCGGCGACGCTGTGGCAGCGCGGCGTGTATCTCGACGGCGGCTGGCGCGGCGACAACGGCCTCGGCGTGATCGCCACGCCGGCGCTGGAGTTGCAGCGCAACCAGTACCGGTTCTTCCTGCCGACGGTGGCGATGGCCGGCGCCAGCAGCCAGTGGAGCCGCGACAGCGACGGCCGCAGCGTGTACGCCGCGTTCGGCCGCGCCGGCGTGTTCGACGGCACCCGCACGGTCGGCTTCGACCTCGCCGACGGCGAAGTCGCCGCGCTCGGCGCGCAGTGGCGGCCGGCGCAGGACTGGACCGCGTCGGCGGCGCTGCTCAGCACCGACGGCCGGATCGCGCCGGACGAACGCGGCGTCGGCTACGTCGCCGGCGCGACCCAGGCCGGGCACTGGGCCGCGCGCTGGAGCTCGGGCGCCGACTCGGTGCAATTCAATCTGCTCAACAGCCACAGCCGCGACGGCAACGCCAGCGGCGGCTGGATCGACGCCAGCGCGCGCCGCGGCCGCTTCCGCCACGACGCCGGCCTGTTCTCGCTCGACCCCGGCATGGCCTGGGGCGCGCTGCCGGTCAATCAGGACGCGCGCGGCGGCTATTACCGCCTGGGCTACCAATACGGCCGCTGGCTGTGGAACGCCGGGCTCGACGAAATCCGTTCGATCAGCGGCCGCGGCTTCGACGGCCGCTACGCGACCGCGTTCGCGCGCTATCAGGCCAGCACGCGCCTGGGCTACGGCGCCAGCGCGAGCCTGCGCCACGCGCAGCGCGGCGGCGACGCGTACTCGGTGCAGGGCTTCGCCGATTACCGCAGCGATTGGGGCCAGACCCGGCTGCAACTCGACCGCGCCGACGCCGGCGGCGGCGAACGCAGCTGGCAGGCCAGCATCGATCAGGCGCTGCCGCTGCCGGAAGGCCAGCACCTGTCGCTGTCGCTGGCGTACGCCGAACTCGGCCAGCGCGGCCTGGAGGCGACCCGCAGCGCCAGCGCCTCGCTGTACGGCGGCCTGCGCCTGGGCCAGCGCTGGAGCCTCGACGGCAACGCGCGCTGGAGCCACGGCGACGGCCCGTCGGCGACGCGCGGCAGCGACATCAACCTCAGCCTCAGCGGCGCGCTGGCGCGCGGCTGGTCGCTGAGCGCGGCGGTGTATCAGAGCCGCGGCTCGCAGCGCTCGCCGTTCCTGCTCGATCCCTTGGCCCTGGACTCGCCGTTCCAGCGCCTGCCGCGCGAACGCTCGGCGCTGCTGACCCTGCGCTACGACTGGCAGGCCGGGCGCTCGCTGCCGATCCTCGGCGCCGCGCCGGGCGCGGCCAGCGGCGCGATCGCCGGGACGCTGTACCTCGACGAGAACGGCGACGGCGTACGCGCCGCGTCGGAATCGCCGGCGGCCAACGTCACCGTGATCCTCGACGGCCGCTGGACCGCGCGCACCGACAGCAACGGTGCGTTCGCGTTCGACCGGGTCGGCGTCGGCGAACACCGCCTGCAGGTCGTCGCCGACAACCTGCCGTTGCCGTGGTCGCTGGTCGAAGCGCCGATGGCGGTGCGGGTGTCGGTGCGCGAGACCGCGCGCGTGGAAATCGGCGCGACGCGGCCGCGATGA